The Sabethes cyaneus chromosome 3, idSabCyanKW18_F2, whole genome shotgun sequence DNA window gagcggcattaaaaattatggtcacctgcctgcccctttacatgtgagtttcacaattccttaccgatagatcccccctggtttCAAAGGTTTCATACGAAGCTTTCAAAATGGCCTTAGCTCATTTTCCAGACGTCCCGATGTGCTGCTGTCTTGTTTAGTGCAAAGAAGATTTAACTGAGGTATCTCGTCCCTTCGTACCGAACATCAGAACTGTACCTTTCGAACTTTATTTAAAGTTAAAGGCGAAAATATAGCCTATTTCCTTCCATAAAATATATTGGAGTGAATAATTCTTACTTAACAGAATGATATCACTCATcgatgaaaatttaattttttcaaatgaaCAACTTGATTTTCGACATGGGTATTCTACTACCTTACCTACTCGCTTTGTCCCTGAAGCAAATGATTACATTTGCTTTGAGTTGATCTAACAATCTGAATCTGAATGATCTGAAATAAATATATGAGATGCATATGTCCTctcataaataaaaattctagactttgtctaaaaaataaactattgatttacaaacaactttttaGACCGGAAATTTATTCACATCGTCCGTTTGATTATATGCAAAGAATAAATCTGTATTGTTTGCCAAATTTCCGCAGAAAAAACTTACTAAACGAAATAGTGCGCCTTGCGCACGGTAATACCGTAATCATTCAGCGCCGGCTGCAAATCCTCCATGGTTAGCGTATATTTGCGATCCTTGGCCAGTTTAGCGTTTTGATTCTTCGAAGAACCATGGCTTGTGTTCGGTGCGTTGCTGGTTCTTGTTTTGCAATGCTGCAAAGCATCATTGGCCACGTCCGAGATAAACTTTTGCGCTGCGATGGAAATCAGCCGAACACTGTAAGAGAAAGGATTGTATGGGTTAATAGATGAGCCTCCTCTGACTGCTATTCTGGAAGTACATACATTCTCGGATCGGATGCTTCGAAACCAGCAGAATTCAAATAGTAGGACGTGACGGCATCCGGAATCTGGTAGAGGACAAATGATCATGTTGGTTAACAGTGTCTAAACATTTTTTTGCTTATTCTGGTAACCTACCGTGGGGGTGTAATCCTCCAGCTGCACAAGAAAATCGCTCAAAATCTGACCTTGAGTACGATCCTCATCGGCTTGTCGTTTCGGAGGCCCGCGATGGATTCCAAAATTATCACCCATTACGTTTCAGTAGCTGCAGTGCTATCGGAGAACTGAAATGAAACTTTATAAATTATCGGACTATTTGTATTAGAGAGAACAAattgttttacttaaaattcagcaaaacgaaaatgtttgttgTTTACCGAAGGCGACGATTTGACAGATGAATACCGTTTCACAGTAGAAGCTCAGATAAGAGGCAAGAAAACGGAACGTGTTGAAAACGAAACAGTAAAGCAAACGATCTGTCTGAAACGATAAGCTTAAATGTATAGGGTGGTCAGCAAAATAGTCAGTGTTCGTACACGACGAATTAGTACCGTGTATGCAGACATCAACCGTGTACAACCCTAGATGATGATCCACAGCCGATAAAGGGAACATTCGCGAAAACTGATTCGAGCAGTATATAGACATTTCGCTCGTCTCTGACTTCCaggcagggataccagacttgcagatttgtctgcaaattccagatttttggaacggtcttgcagattattataaatttgcagatatttgcagtttttctgacttttattgttttggtgcagatttttgttcgaagctctttaaactttcacagacttcctaaaaaagtgtgcagattttcgcagattatttttaaaccagaaaattcgagtagccggaaaactgctcgattttttcggttttcgagcagttgcagacattttttttagaaaatatggcatctctgcttcCAGGCTCTAAAGTATAAATGTGTCGCCGAGACGAGACCCTCAATGCTCCTCTTTCTACGCATCTGGCAGCCAGCAACTAAACGTCAGCCGAAGTGTTTACGTTCAACCCGAAGCAAATTACAAGTGCAAATACAAATTGTATCATATTGAATTGTGAATTGAATGAAGAaatctactgtgttacctgactcactgcgaaatgcgttgtattcgcggtatcgtgttggttcgaaaggtttcgaaaaatatcgcccttgtatcgaaaatatcgttaattttgatcactaaaaataacgtactgaAGATGTTCCGGGATCCGGGAAATCTGTAAAGGAAATTGAAGTGAAAAGACTCGAACTCGAATAATAAACATACTCACCTGTAAGGAAGAATTACTCACCTATAAAGAAGAAATACTCACCTGTAGTAAAATTACTTACCTATGATCAAAGACCTAAATTAAATCGCCAAATTTAGAACTATACGCGGCTCGAACAAAGTGACTGAATTTCCAATTAGTGACGTGAATAAATTCTACTGCTCTCCCTGTGCAATTCGACAGTTAGGATGATGTGCCCTTTTCTCCCatcagttataccccggtaaaaacacgtttgagtgaaaaacgatgtttttgtagctttttgACTGGGTTTAGCAAGCtatatctagatagaattaacaaaagggcgaatgtcgcaaatgtaaacaaaacggatgAGAGTTATTctttgctgggccagcataggaaaatcaaccctcactcggtttgtttacgcttgcgacattcgcattgttaattctatcttcatatatCATACgttaggacataatgggttaaatacaaaagttccaatactGGCTCCAAAAGTACCAatagctggctcaacttgcaagggaagctagtcgCCTGaggcttgaaatcctggggctgagcgaggtccgttggccgggtactggcaaaaggcgaacacaggacatcatccgggcaagtcttgctctactctggacAACGcagaccttgaacgcgtcatgggcgtcaggggagctgtttacagaattctgtggtaataacaacatggtcattggtggatcgctcttc harbors:
- the LOC128742661 gene encoding transcription initiation factor TFIID subunit 10-like, translating into MGDNFGIHRGPPKRQADEDRTQGQILSDFLVQLEDYTPTIPDAVTSYYLNSAGFEASDPRIVRLISIAAQKFISDVANDALQHCKTRTSNAPNTSHGSSKNQNAKLAKDRKYTLTMEDLQPALNDYGITVRKAHYFV